The nucleotide window GCCGCGCGCCGGGAAGGAAGCAGAGCGCCGCGAGtggtaggaaggagcccagggcggaGGATTGTCCGCTGGGAGCTCGGCTTGTTCCAGTCGGCACCCCGCCGAGCGGGCAGCGGAGTTAGCCACTGCCAACAGGACCCGGGGCTGGGACCccgtggagtgggagggcccgggtcccccctccccccgcaacgtGAGGACTCTCTGACTTTGGGAGACTGACCTAGTGACTAGGGCTCAGGGCCGTaaataccctgatagaggggaaGGTGCTTatgactaggcctcagggccacatatcccctaagagaggggcccACGGACCGTGTTTGCTGCAGGGGAAAGGGGTAATGTACTTAGGGGACGTGCCCCTCGACACTGCAGGGTAGAAGTTtggactcaggctggagccccGGCTCTAGGTCACTGcgaggtgggagggtcccagagctcaggctgtcAGCTCGCAGGGGCTCGGTGCAGGTAGACGCACTTCAtggggatggtgcttggtcctgctgtgaaggcggggactggactcgatgacctttcaaggtcccttccagttctaggagatagacaaTCTCCATTATATATATAACGAGCTGCTCTGTCTTGCTGTTTCCCAGGCGGGGGACACGTCCATCGGCTGGGCCCTGGGCTACATGCTGAACCTCACCAACATGATCCCGGCGGAAGGTTTCCAAAAGGGCACGAGCTACAGCTCCTGGGTGGTCCTCATCCTCCTCTTCGTGGCTGTGATCCTGACGGCCCTGGGGACGGCGTTCTGCCTGCTCCGGGCCAGCAAGGGGCCCCGCACCACgtagggcaggagcaggagaggcCAAAAGATGTGGAGCTGATCCCCCGCTGGCCCAGCATCCTACAAACTTCAGACAGGAGCGTTTCCTGGAGGCCCGCTCCCTCCCCGCTGCCGTTTGCAACCTGAGAGAAGCCAGCCCCATTGTCCTTCCCTCCCGCCTGGAAGCCGGAGCAGCAGACCCAAGAAGACTGACCCAGGGAGCTGCATGAGAAGCGCCTGTAAATGGTTCCCTAGTGCGGCCCCTTGGGGGCACCTGGAACAGCCTCCGAGCCTGGACAGCGAGAGCCCAGACCCCTTCTCCATGGGCCCCGGCTCtgttggagggagggaggtttcTACTCACATCCATGGGGGGCACGCTGGGGGGTCACTTCCTGCAGCCTCTCTGCAAGTctccctccagctcccctgcccggCACCCTGGCCTGTCCCCAGGGATTTTGTGGGGTTGTTCATGGACCAGCAGGGGCCGAAGCCCAGGCCCCAGGAAGTCTGAGACTTTGGCCATTGAGCTCCTTGGCATGTGGCTTTCTCCCTGGGCCCAGCAAGCTGCTCCCCTCGGCTGCAGTGCAGGTCGGGCGCCGACACTCCGGGCAGCTCCCATGCCTAGCACAGCTCAGCACCTTGCAGTGTGTGTGGGCTGGTCACAGTTTGTGCCACTTCTTCCGGCAGGGGTGTTCAGATTAaggggggtggagcctgggcagAGAGTAACCCAAGAGGGGGTGCCCTGGGCACCTTAGGGAGCAGcctaaaccagccccctcctgtgagGGAGAAAATTCCCAGAGTCCCTCACAGCACAGGGACcggctctgagctgccagttgACATACACCGGGAGCGGCATGCTGAGATCCAACCCGCCGCCTGATCAGCCAGGGCCAGAGAGGGTCTAATTCCGGGGAGACCACACAGCGACTGGGGTGTTTGGCTGCTCTCAGATATAAAGGGTAAACTCTCTGGAGGCTTTTAGACGAAAAGGCAAAGCAGCCTTTGTGGAAGGGCTGACCCGGATGCTGGGCCGATCAAACCCAGGTCAGTCGTTGAACATGTTACTACAGTTAAGAGAATTAGACAGTTTTGAAGTTTACGCGCTGGAAGGATCAGCTGGTGCAGGGTCAGAGTCTGCACTAACCCCCCTCCCACCGGGGATCTGTCCCACGCTGGAGCCCCGCTGACGGGCGACCAGCCCCACCCGGCCCCGGAGCAGGTGAGTTCAGCACCAAGAGGGGTGGATGCTGCACTTTGCCCGTCCAGGTCTGTGCCGGCCAGATGCATCCCTCAGGCTGGACGGCCCGGGGCAGGGACCTGCCCGCCCAGCACTAACTCTGCCGTCACCGGCGGGGCCTCACTTAGCTACTTACAGAACAACCCGTTTCAATCCAATGGGccttcccctccactcccagcccagagccagccaccTCCCTCCGGCCACGCCCGTGGGACTCTCCTGCCACAGCTGAACCTCCCTGGATGGAACTGCCTGGCAGAGTTCAGGGGTGTTCTGAGGTTCTCCCAACAGTCCCCGTTGTTATAAATATCTCTATAGAAACCGCAGCTCCGGGCCAGGCGTCCTGccagttctgctgctgctttcGTTTAGCTCCAGATTAAAACGACTGTTGCTTTTACAAACTTCACTGTCAGCGTCTGTGTCTGTGGCCTGAGGAGTCAGCGCTTTGCTATCGCCAGGCCCAGGCCGCAGCGAGGCTGAACGGCTCCAAGCCTGGCTGGGAACAGGTGTGACgatggctgcagggaggggtggggcctgcagCACCCCTTGTAGACAGGGTGCGCAGTTTGGATCggggctctcagcacccccacctgcTGGCTCTCAAATACAGGTTCAGTCTGTAAGATGTGGGAGGCTCTGGCCCGGCAGCATCCCTGCCAGCCCTCGCCAGCTGTGAGCGTCACTTGGCAGCCTGTCTTCTTCCCGCACGGTTCATGATGCCCCGttcagggcagcctgcagcctcctcccacggagacagacgcctgccaggagCAGGAGCCCCTCTCGGCCCACCTGGAAGTAACTAGCcgcttagggccctgggctagcaggagcggcctccttcctctcagtggcCACGAGCAAGAGGGTCTCCCCGGCTAGAGCAGTGTTGCCAACTGCGCTCGGGTACCTGGAAGTGGCGGGGCGAGCTGACTGACCCCggcagaggggcagagggagcgcacggctctcacgaTCATTGTGAGCCATCAGCCCCCCCTTCTCGTGCCCGGCCTGGCGGGGGTGTCACTGCAGTGacaccggtaggaaaaaaccttCCTGGACAGAGCGCAGGAGACTCTGGCAGCCCAACAAACAAACGCCCCAGGGGCCCACGTGGATCTCCGACGGGCTCAGGACGGGGTCAGGTGGCTCCCGCTACGGACCCAACTCCCCTAGTGCAGCAGGCGAGATGGGGGCGTCCTCGCCCCGGGAGTGAGCACAGGGGCTGTAATGCGGCCGGACGTGCCCTGTGAGCAGTGAGGGCAGAGCAaagtgccagggcagggcaggcccagCAGTGTGACTGGGGTCCCACAGCCTGCTCTGGGGGGCACCCCGCTCCCTGGGCAACTACACCCCCTTCCCCTCAACAGCCCCCCTAGGATTTcccatcccccccaaactgccccgtGTGCACCATTCCACTGGGCGCGATGTTTTTATTACTTAGCCAGCGTGCTGCTCAATGTCCATCTGGGGctgtgtgaccccccctcccctccgcttcTGTGCCCAGATGGGGGGGGCTGTTCCTCGCTCTCCAGGCCTCGCGCTGCCTCTCGCCCGGGTCAGGCAGGATGAGCGGTCAGACTCCCCCACAACTTCtctctgcccctgcaccctcatttttggccccctcTCCAAAACCCGGGAGGGGGCCCAGAACCTACTAGCCCTGCGCCTGAGTTCATCTGGGCCCGGGGATAAGCCCCGAGTCTCAGCATCTGCCCcacgtggggctggagggggtgaggagccaaCAGCCCAGCGGGCTCAGCGCCGCACGggcacaaggggggggggtcctgccacACTGAGCAGCCGGGCTTTGAACTGGCGCCTCTCGCAGCTCCAGCTgacgctcggggggggggggtcgatgccccgcgccccgcccccgcccctacCTGTGACAAAGGCCCCGATGCCCTGGACGAAGGCGCGGGACTGGCAGGCCGCGTACTCCGGCAGCGCCTGCTCCGCGGGGAGGGAGGGACGAGAGGTGAGAAAaccaccgaccccccccccccccgcagccccgggcTGGAGGCGCCGCGCGGGTCTGGGCCCCGATCCCGGGCGGCTCCAGCGGTCCCAGGCTGCCGGGCCCTGCGCCGGGCGGCTGAACAGCGAGTCCTGGGACCGTGCGCCTCGCCCGGCTCCGATCCGAGCCCCCCGATCCACCCACCGGGTGCTCGGCGGCCacggggcagccccagccccagccccccatggccgCGAACCCGGCTCCTGCTGCTACCGCCGCCAGCCggcccggggtgtgtgtgtggggggggcggggcggtgtgtgtgtgtccggggTCGGTGTGTCGGGGGTGGGGTTGTGCGATCGCTCCCCACGCTCGGCCGGGTTCAGTCCGGAACGGAACCGGTTTCCATTCGGCAGGAGACGCGGAACCCGCCCCTCTACGCTCAGCCTCGCCGCCCGCCCCTTtaagcgcccgccccgccccgccccgagcCGGGCTTCCTGGCCCGAGCCGAGCCGGGATGGCGGAGCCCGCGGGCCCCTTCTGCCCCGTGAGCCACGGGGCCCGCCGCTACCTGAGCTACTGCGCCCCGCCGAGCGGCGGCTTCAACCTCTAGTaggtgcgggggggcggggagccagccagagcccccccgacccccccgtCCGGCGAGCgagctctgccccggggtccGCGCTCCCGGGCGGGGGCAGCACGAGGGGGCCGGGGTTCCACAGCCTTGGTAGTGGGGGGcacgaggggctcagggctcgtgggctggggggctcctgtgccccgggggggggcacgAGGGGCCGGGCACGAGGCAGGGGGGAGCAGTCCCGTCACTGCCCCACGTGGGCTGGGAGGTTTTCCCCAGGGGGAAGCTTTTCTGGTGCCCTGTGCCCATGGTGCCagcgcctgccccctgccctcgcttTGGAACCGTTCCCCTCCCTCATAGCCTGCAccgggccctgggcccccttgggccctctcccagcacttcccccctTGGGCCAGCGCTGCCGAGTAACGGGCCCGAGGAGGCCGGGATGGGTGGGattgtggagctgctgctggcaaaGCCCCTAGGCTGCTGCGGTGCCTTCTGCACATGGACGTCAGGTGGAAACAGCCCTTTAGGTTCGTCTCTTCGCTCTCCAGCGTGACCAACGCGAGTGAAGTCTGGAGCACCGATTTCAGCCCGGAGAAGCTGGAAGAACATGTAGGTAATACCTGGCTGGCTGAGATGCTAGTCGCAGCGGGCACCACGCTCTTATAGGGGACCTGCaaacttggggggggagggggcaaaggtgTGTTCAACTTTCCATATAAATTATGAGAGAGCAGGTTTTAAAAGCCATGGGTTAAAAAACAGCAGTTTGGCCCATTTAAAAACATCCCAATTGGTCTGAAAACCAGAAAAAATCATCAGCCCAGAGTGGAAATCTCTAATGATAACTCTGAAGTTTAAAGGGTCGTTCTCCAAACCTTTAGGAGCAATAATTGATATTTATTGTGGCTGTCAAAGTAGGCTTGGCAAAATTCAATGTTAATTTTTATAATGTTGATGGATATCagggtttatttttaagcatttttaaaaaaagatgttcaTGTATTTACATTTTCACTGGTGGGACATTAGTGAAGGCCAAACACTGTTTAATGCCTGATGCTGAGTAAAAAAGTTAAACTTTATAACAAAACAAATTGTCAGTGTCACATGTCAACATACCCAAAGTAAGTTCTCAGGTGATACTTTTCTTACTTGGCCCATCTCTAAACTTTGACTGTTAcccatggaaatattttttcatggcTTTATGTGAAATCTACTGAATCTCCCCAGAGCTATGCATAGGTACCTAAATGGGGGATTCAAAGCAGGTACGGAAGTGCTCTTCCTCCCCAGTGGAGAAAGGCACAAGAACCAGTGGCTGGAATTTAACACCAGGAAAACTTTGCTTCGAGATAAGGCCCGCGTGTGTAGTGGTGCAGGCGGCTGTAACTGCGCCCTGCGTGTGCCCCAGCCGGGAGCTTGCTGTCTGCGAGATCCCCCGGCCCAGCAGCCGTCTCGTCGCTAACGATCTCTTTTTCCGGAGGAAGGACCCCTCCTCTCTGCGCTGGATGGAGGTGCCTTGAAATGCCCCTCTACATCCAGGGCCTGGTTTGCCCGTGGCCTGCACCTCGCGTGGCTGCTCACACCGGTGTCCAATCCGCACGTGCTTTGCATCTGTGCTCACTGGTGTCAGGAGCTGCACGTGGcacagcagcatcaggccctgtgtgagcctggctctggggtctCTCTCTTTCAGGCGGCCCAGAGTGGGATGTCTCCTGGCGATTACAGCAGCAGGTTCAGGTGAGCGCTGGggtgaggcccccccccccgggaaggaaTCAGCGGGGCTCGGGCGGGGCTGGAAGCGCCTGTCTCTCTGTGTTGTCTCCCTGCGCAGAGAAGCCTCTGAGCGCCGAGCCGTTACCCTGACGGTGCAGGACAGCAAGGCCACCTTGCAGCTGAAGGAAGGAACCTGGAGCTTGACCTTCAACCTGTTCAAGCTGCCCTGCTCTGAAGCCAGGAAACAGCTGGAGGCCCTGATGTTTGGCTTAGTGGGGTGTGTCAGCAGCCTGGAGAAACGCCTGGCAGgtactgtgtgtgtgcgcgcgcgtgtgtgcgcgtgtgtgcgcgcgcgtgatTTTTGTcttggcagtgggggaggggcaagtgggggaggggcaagtccTATTtgctgccccctcctggctggtcgAGGGCAGATTCCCCATTATGGCCCTTGCCGGGGAGGGAAGCTGCCCCTTGGCCATCTACAAGGGAGGTGAATGTTAACAGCGCTTGGAAAACCAGGCTGGGCCAGCCGGTGTGTGGGGAgcgcactggggggcagcagggccagtcctaaccaatcGGTGGCCCCAGGCCAAGCCAAAAAAAGGGGTCGGGGCCGAAATGCagtcacgcccccccccccccccccaccgctaaGGCCGGCTCTGTCAGCGGCCGCTTCAAAAGGGCAGCACCGGGCGACCGCCTGGCTCGCATgtccctaagaccagctctggggGGCAGCGCCTGCCTGGGGGATGTACTGAGGGGGCTGTGCAGCCCTCTGAGTCTGGGGCAATGGGGCAACTTGCATCCCCTGGGTCTCTCCTGTGTGCAGACCTGGGGGGGGCAGCCCTCCGGCTGGTGCTGCGACGGAGGTGGCGATACTAGGAGCTGTTGCTGGATTGGCTCATAGCCAGGGCCTGCCGGAGCCTCGGTTGGCTGCAGCAGGGTACAGCCTGGGGGTGTTTGCTGGCTGGGCGCAGGCGGATGGGAGGCACCAGCCTGGCGATC belongs to Pelodiscus sinensis isolate JC-2024 chromosome 22, ASM4963464v1, whole genome shotgun sequence and includes:
- the PAXX gene encoding protein PAXX, producing the protein MAEPAGPFCPVSHGARRYLSYCAPPSGGFNLYVTNASEVWSTDFSPEKLEEHAAQSGMSPGDYSSRFREASERRAVTLTVQDSKATLQLKEGTWSLTFNLFKLPCSEARKQLEALMFGLVGCVSSLEKRLAAAEDAAAAAGPCSPEKSQRLLIPELSPGKSRGGGSALAAKRRGPGESLINPGFKSKKAPSGVDFEDS